In one window of Sandaracinaceae bacterium DNA:
- the tnpA gene encoding IS200/IS605 family transposase: MVRSPVLVLVHVVRAVRQRRPFLPPSLDARLCDLLGRKAGDAGSHVLAAGCASDHVHVVVRLDPNAPLSEVIRRMKGGSAYELKRKGALPERFAWQHRYWAQSLAPEDLRAVAQYVQRQREHHSRPQASEPWTISEP, translated from the coding sequence ATGGTGCGTTCTCCTGTGTTGGTCTTGGTGCACGTTGTACGGGCTGTTCGTCAGCGCCGGCCGTTCCTGCCCCCATCGTTGGACGCCCGCCTGTGCGACCTGCTCGGGAGGAAGGCAGGTGACGCTGGTAGTCACGTGCTTGCGGCCGGGTGCGCGAGTGACCACGTCCACGTCGTCGTTCGCCTCGACCCGAATGCCCCGCTGAGCGAGGTGATCCGCCGAATGAAGGGCGGCTCGGCCTACGAGCTCAAGCGCAAGGGCGCGCTACCCGAGCGTTTCGCCTGGCAGCACCGCTACTGGGCGCAGTCCCTCGCCCCCGAAGACCTGAGGGCCGTCGCTCAGTACGTTCAACGTCAGCGCGAACACCACAGCCGCCCCCAAGCATCCGAGCCGTGGACCATCAGCGAACCCTGA